From Dermacentor albipictus isolate Rhodes 1998 colony chromosome 8, USDA_Dalb.pri_finalv2, whole genome shotgun sequence:
tttatatatataaataggTGAAGGACCAAGAAAGAAGAAGCCAGCAGTTAGTGTTAATTAGTGTTCTTTAGCTTGCAACTGGAATTGAATCAACGGATGCTCATTTGTGGAGCTTGTTTATGAGCAGTAATATTGTAGTTTGTGTACATAAAAATGAAAGCAATGCAGTACACACACAGCCTCATGCACCAATAAGGTTGGTTATACTTTCAAATGAAGGTTTTTGTTTCCTCTGAATGCCAATACTGCAAACTAATTGGAGAACAACTCTGTAGTGCAGTCGTGACATAAAGGCATGTTTTATTAGTTTAGAGCAACTCCTCATGCAAGAAATTAAATTTAAGAAACTGTTATCTCTATGTGGAAGCAGTATCTCCTGCAGCAGAAAATGTATGCCTCATGCAAGTTGTGGTGATTCAGCCACATTGAATATTGAATGCTCAAACTCGATATGAATCGAATAGATTCTTTTCACATTGGGATAGCAAGAACTTTtttattcatatttaaaacaatAAATATTCCCAGACCCAATTTTGTAATGTGCACTTCATGTACATTAAAGGGCAACTCCAGCGATTTTTCTATGTCCTCTGatcttaataaaattttgaaaatattgaatttgcactctgattatctcTGCCAAACAATACGGCTCCAAGTCATTTAGTTTTTCTGGAAATGAATTTTAAGGATTGGTTGTGTTCCCAACTCGtgactttttactggccaccctgtgtttgtgacgtcgGAGACTACACCGCCACTGTCGCTAAAATCGCCACTGTCTTGGTAGGAAAATCTGTAGAAGTTACCTGTGGcgtcaggagacatcatcagcttcgcttctaTGGCATTAGCGCCACATGTACTGCATGTTTAGCATGCGTTCTATGTGTTTGCATTATGGTAGTGTAGGGTCTGACATCATCAACTCATCGTGACGGCACATGAAACAGCTACCCGTTTCAGTATCCTGTTTATTAATTATataaaattattgatgaatttctaagcaaattgagcCACCTTACCGGTGACACGACTGCCagtgccatttgaaaatgacaatatcctaaaATGGTTAAAAAcgccagagttgccctttaagttactctctctcctctctcttttAATACTTCATTTCCTCGTCGGGCATGATCATGATAGTGAAACGACTTGACTGTATTGTCCTGAGGCACTTATTTTACTACCGTTGGGTGCTATCACTTGCCATCTTGTTTAATCAGCTGCCATAGACATTTTGCCATTACTTCCAGTGTCATGGTGATTGCAAGTCCTCTGTTGCAAATCTGTTATTTTTAGCATCATAGCATTTCTTGCAATGTCTATAGGTGGATATTTTTCTATTCACAATACTTTCAGCAGTATATTTATTCTTGTCTATGCAACTCTTGTATTTGTTGTGTGGCACTTCGAAGAAGTCAAAATTATTCTGTACATAGATTAAGTTTTGCTGGTAGCAAACAGCCTTGTGCAACCACATGTATTATGCACTTGTACCCAGCTCATTTGCTGCCCTTATTTGTAGCTGTTTGTATATGTATTTGTGTGTTGCAGCTTCATAATGAAAGGATTGTGAACTAGTGCTTGGTTTGACTGTGTTGTGTTCTGATTGTATTAAGTATTTTTTATCCTAAATCGTGCCTGACTGCAAAATATGTCCAAGAGCATATTTAAAAACTGCAGTTGGTCAATGCCATGAACAATGCATCCACTGCTCACAGCAACATCTTCATCCACTTCTGATGCTCTCGCAGCAGCAAAGCATGACAGATGCTTTGATAATCCTTGCAGCATGTCAGCTTCAAGACCCAATAGCAGCCGGACATGTGACAGAGAAAAAACAGCCCAAATGAAGGAAACTTTATCTCCACAAAAGATTACTGAAACGACATTTACTTTTTATTTGGCACATTATATAACATCCTAGACCTTGAAACCTTAGAAAATATTCCAGCATCAGAGTGCCCTAAACAGGTGACACTGATAAGATGGGCTATCTGTATCATACCTCTATTCAAACAAATTACTTAATGAAACAAAGCAACGTTGTAACTTTTCAATTGTTCTTAATGATACGTGATATAGCATAATATATGTGAGGGACAGTTTCCATTGAAgctttattctttctttattatttcagaCATGGAAGGTGCAATACAATAAATAGCACTTAGACATCTCATGGCTGGGGAGATGGAAAAAGAGCTGCTGTTATGCAGCTTGACACTGCTCCCATCCCTGAATTCAGCAGTAATTTGACAAAATGAAGCACAGAGCATATTTGCAAGTTTGTACATTTAATGTACCGCTAAAATTCCGCAACAAGGCAACATTTCATGTCCAGTCATTCAATTTAAAGCTTTAGCACTGTTACTTGCCTTGTTAAAGAAGTGGTAGTTTTGCCCAAAAGAAAAAGCAttcattgcgataacaaattaatTTAGACTGCTATGTGAAGTAAGATTAGTAGTTTTGTCAGCcgcataaactgctgtaaacatccGTTTACTAGCTAAATTTACTAGCTACTTTTACGAATTTACTAGTTTACtggctacccccccccccccctccgctctcTTCggcataacgaaaaaaaaaggtgattAAAGTGATTGTGAGGGAAAAATGCCTTGAATCGGACCCACTGTGTAAGAATTCTTACACCGTGATCGGACCGCTCAACGAGTAGCCGCCTAgccatggaagaaggaaaacttTCCTTGCTCGTCGAAATGAATGTCGCAAAAAAGGAGTGGCAGACGAACTGCGCCTGCATGCATCTCCGAAGCAAGCGCTTCTCTCCAATCCCCCGACCTGAGTTTTCCTCGCCATCCGCCAGATGGCGCAACGTGTCGAATTAGCATTGGCTCCCGTCGGCAAAATCTGCTCGTAGCCGAAAGCAATTCCTGCTTTCTACAAAATACAGGCAAGTACCGATGTTTAAATACATCTCAAACAACTATTTGTCACACAGCGATAACCGTGatccgccttgcttgcgtttcctttcttgaatacgccgcgcccgctactttcctgtcggttTTGCtgtgccatgctgataacgcgcatgcccttcgatcgttactggaaagtaccgggctcgccgcgttaaagaaaggaaatgcagacaagacagattattattgttgtgtggcaaatatgtaccccaaagggtgcaactgtttttagaatgtaccttagaaaaatttacaccctttggggcttatcttgtcccacaacgataatcggcatctgtcttgcccgcgtttcctttttttaatgctgcgagcccggtacttcgcagtcatgaacggcatgcgcgttatcagtgtgacgcaacattctcgacaggaaagcgagcgccgagttttcaaaaaagaaaacgcaagctaggcagattacgattattgtgggacaaatatacaccctaaagggtgcaaccgttctaagagtgcactcttcgaaaacttacaccctttagggcttatcttgtcccgcaGTAATAATCGTCACGTTCAATAATCGTTTACTTTCCTTAacgttgcgagcccggtacttcccagtcacgaacggcacgcgcgttatcagtgtgacgcagcattctcgacaggaaagtagcgagcgccgagttttcaagaaaggaaacgcaagctaggcagatgacgattatcgttgtgggacaaatatacacaccaaagggtgcaacctttttaagagtgcactcttagaaaaatttacatcctttggggcgtatcttgtcccacaacaataatcgtcatccgtgctgcccgcgtttcctttctttaacgatgcgagcccggtactttccagtcacgaacggcgtgcgcgttatcagtgtgacgcagcattctcgacaggaaagtagcgagcgccgagttttcaggaaaggaaacgcaagcaaggcagatgacgattattgttgtgggacaaatatacaccacaaagggtgcaaccgttttaagagtaaaaacagtttacaccctttgggttgtatatttgtcccacaacaataatcgccatctgccttgcttgtgtttcctttcttgaaaactcggcgctcgctactttcctgtcgagaatgctgcgtcacactgataaggcgcatgccgttcgtgactgggacgtaccgggctcgcagcgttaaagaaaggaaacgcgggcagcacggatgacgattattgttgtgggacaagatacgccccaaagggtgtaaacttttctaagagtgaaggaaacgcatcaaggcagatgacgattatcgttgtgtgacagGTGTACACCCCAAATAGtacaaactgtttttagagtgtaagagtgcaccgggctcgcagcgttaaagaaaggaaatgcgggcaagacagatgacgataatcgttgtgtggcaagtatacaccccaaagcatagagtttcctacactcttagaaaaatttacactcttttgggcttatcttgtcccacaacaataattgtcatccgtcttgcccgcgtttcctttctctaacgcggcgagcccggtacttcccagtcacgaacggcatgcgcgttatcagtgtgacgcagcattctcgacaggaaagtagcgagcgccgagttttcaggaaaggaaacgcaagcaaggcagatgacgattatcgttgtgggacaaatttataccccaaagggtgcaaccgttttaagagtgtatacaggaaactctatgccccaaagggtgcaactgtttttagcgGGCGTGAGTTCCAGTATCTCTTATCAAGACCGCTCCATTGATGGCGGCAGCAGGGGTCAGTTAACTCGCGAAATTATGAAGCCGATATGATTGATAGGTTTGGTGTTAACTGCGTTTCAAACCATTAATTGGCCTTTCATCTGAAGAGTTGTCCTATCAGCGTAGAGATAGGCGAGTCATGCAAACTGCACATTTGCGACGATTCCTGATGTTGCCTATATATTTGGTTCTCTTCTCGAAGTAAACTGTTGTACGTCAGCGCTTCTATGTGCCAAGTTTGTGTCCTCCATGGTGTCCTCGTCCTTTCGCGCGCGCCTCATCTTGCTACTTCCGGCGTTTATAGTTAAGCAAAGCGTAGCCTTAAAGACTAAGGAATGCAATTTGGACATCGGGATAAGTGCTGACGAAGGCaactttgcatttttttttttcttgacaaacAAGGCACGTATAACAGTGCGAAATCCTATAGTGAACTATCTGGACTACAAAATGTAATCTTGCTGCAAAATTTGAGTTAGACCAAACGATCATTAAGTAGAAAACGCACATATCTCCGTACCTTGAAAGCAGTTGTAAATCTTGATGGACCTATCTGGACAACACCTACAAAAATTTTGCATAGAAATATGGCATAAAAAGATTTCtgtgcacttttttctttttttcttttccaccaGTTCTGACGGATGTTTCAGACGGCGCCGTCGTCTGCACACAATGCCGTGTGCATGATGGTTTCTTTACATTTATCTCCTGAAATGGAGTTGGCGTCCTTTTTCTGTATTTGCTAAGACTATCATACGCTATGTATGTTCCGGCTATGTTCTGAACATACATAACTTACAAATTGTGGGATGGCTGAAGCCACAGATACGTCAAATTCCAGTATGCCCACAAGGGATGTcgccttttgtttgctttttatgTATATGCTTTTTTTGTAGCCCGATGGAAATCGAATCTCCCTAGGCATCACGTAAGCACACACAGGCGATCGGGGCGCATTGGGCCTCTCGTCAACGCTCTGCGTGCTGGCAATGAATCAGAAAAGACTCATGCGGGCCAGGAAACGCCTCTGCTGCCCGGCCGAACCGTTTTCGATCGCCAACTGCCAAGGTAGGCACTACGACGCAGTTGTACCGTTGGCTTCCCGTTTTAGATGGCCGCTGTTGCTAACTGCGCGACTTGCATGTTTTGCCTGTTTATCTTGTTTTCCCTACGACGATTGACTTGGGCCTGTCGCCCGATTGTGGCAAAATTCACAGCGTGCGAAATGAACTTGTAATCGCAGACGCGGCCGTGCTGCTAAGGCTGCACCTCGATTTGAAGAGCCAGCGCGTCGCCGGAGAGACAAAGTCAGCGCTGCAGATGCTGCGCTCCATATTCCCGTCGGACAAGTTCTTGGCCGGCTTTCCCGCTATTGCCATGAGGCACCAGCTCTACGCCATGGTCCAGAACAGAGTAGACGTCGACAAGGCGTTGGTAAGCCACCAGACCCAGTCGATAGTGTTTGCGTAACGGCCGCCGTCACCGAAAGACACTCTCTTAAAGGCTCCATTTAGCAGAAGTGGGCCGTGGAAAACCAAACGAGGTTGTTTTCGAGGTTGCGCTGTCACCAAATTGTCTGCAGGGGAAATGTTGTAGAATATTGGTGGTGAGTACAGCATGCCCTACAATTCTACAGTATTTGGGGCATGTGTAACCAGTTACTAGCCAACAGTAACTTATAGTTATGTTTTAGTACTGCGTCTGCAGGCCCTTATTTTCTGTACCCAGGTCACAGGTGGTGTTGCGCTGTAGGGTACTTTGTCCAGTTGAGCCTCTACACCTCTGTGAGACGTATGGCAACTCTGCGCACAGTCATTCTATTACAGCTGCAGGGACGTTACCATTAAACCAAAACAGACATCTTCACAATTGGCTTGCTTGCCCTTGGCAACAACATGCCATTACATCTAGAACCTATTTGCATATGTTActtataaaaaaaatgttgcgaaAATTCGTATTTTGCCACACCACCTTTTTCGTTTCCTttctgtatatgtatatgtatctttttttttttttgccaaaagtAGGCTTTGCATCGAGCATGTTTCAGCCCAGAAACTGTACCACATGTCTTGAATTTAGTGTCGCATTGAAGTTCATTTTCGACTGCACACACATTCATTTCGGTAAGCATATAAAATTATAGTTCACTAATCTTAATGACCTGCTGAAACATGAGGTGAGCTGAATAAGAGTGGGATGGGGAATGACATGCCATACTTTGGTAGTGCTGTTACATTTACTATTTTTTGTCACTATAATGGCTGAAAACCAGTGTTTATACATGTTGACAGTGGCAGCAATACCGCCATGGCTTGCCAGGTAGCTTCATGCCTTCAGCAAGAGGTGGCATTGGAAATTTGTTCAGGTGTGCATGGCTGCCTCACGCTATTCCATTAACTGGAGACAAGCTGTCGTTGCAGCATGGTGACGATGATGAAGTTTTCATTAACTTTAAGTTAAATCTGGGCCTTTTATGCGCAGTGTGCTATGAAGTGAGCTCATCTGAAGAAGCTAATGGAAGTTGAAATATCACAAGTTGACAATAATTTTAACATGCTGTGTCAATCACAGAACAATAAAAGCTACTCTAGATCAACTAATCCCATTCTTAAAGAGAACTTATTCTGACTAGCGCAGAAAAAAAGGTGTGTATGTGTGATATGCTGTAAGAGGAAAGAAGCAACTTTACCCTATTTATTCCTTTATTAGAGAGCAGTCAGGCCTTTATTAGACTGTAAAGAAGTCAGTTGTGAAGCCCAGGAAGATCgctctatatttatttatttatttatttaatgtatTTTGAATACTTTCCTAGcctgaaggcattacagaaaggagtggtaagtaaaaaaaataaataattaaacagtACATCATTATACAATGATAGCTGCCTGAACAAAACAAGTCAAGTGCATTGGATTCAACAAATGGCTTGTCGAGGTCATCGCCTTCAAAGTCCAACACCTTTGCTGCAGCAGTTTGGCTATCATAAAGCCAGTCTGGCTAACAGTCTGGCTATCGTAAAGCCGTTACTGACAACTTGACATGCTACAATGGGCCATGCATCAACGACTTACTTGCAACAATTTTTCCGGACTGCACCATCTCTTACGTTACTTTTTATGCATTtacatatttatatttatattcaCCAACATTCTTCAAATAAGCTCACAAATGCAAGCACTGAAAGCAGCCACTTAAACATTCTGAGCAGCATTCACTTGCATGTCGAAAGCAGTTAGTGTCAGCTGGAAATTTTGCTGTCTGATTTGGGACGTTAAAAAAATTGTGTTAAAAAAATTGCAGtagccaattttttttaaagcacactAACAACATTACAAATGTATTCATGTATGGCCTTGCCTATAGGTATTCCACACCATGCAGTACTTCTACTTTTAAACGCGTAGAGTCTGTGGGGCATAATCTGCGAAACATACTTGTGATTACTTAAGCTTGGAAGCAGATAGATTATTACCGAAATAGTTTGCAGTCAGAGTGGCATATAACTAACTCAGCAGTATGAAATCGTGTTGTCCGTAAAAGTCCTACAGGCTGGCTGTTCGCAGTTTACTTCAATGCTACTTCAAGTCTTACAGAGTTCAAATGGCGGACAGCAACGAGTGTATGCTTGTCATTGCTGCATTTTACATATAGTAAGGTTCCTCAAAGCCTTATTGTCATTTTGTAATGCTGTTTATCGTATTGTACCAATAGTCTCCATTTGCATTTGCTGTGGTTATTGACCACTGCTGCCTGTATGGGTTGCCTAATAGTCATAACTTCTTTAAGTAATAAGGTAATCATTATTGATTTGATCCCATAGTATATCGCTTACACCATGCAGCAGTAGTAGCGTTTTCTTTTTAAAAAGGTCAGTACAAGTTCACATTACAAAAGCAGTGCATCAGTGGACGGAAAATTGGCAGAGGAGACAAACACAAGCACTGTTTTGTTTCTTCTGTCAGCCTTCCGTTCGCCAGTGCGCTGTTTTCATAATGGATTGCGAGCTAGCCTGGTCGCACAATAACCAGGTGGGTTCCGCGTGGGGCCACAGACGGCTCACTTGTGACATGTGCATTATGTCTGCAGACAGAGATGACGGACCGTGGTGAGATACGGGTCTTCCAGTTGGGGCCGCACGAAACGGATGCAGCAGTGCTCTTTACAGAGGACTACCTCATTTATGTGCGGCAGCGGAGTGGACATAATCCAGCAGTAGGCAAGTGCCAGTTATTATACAAGATGTAAACTAGTGTAGAGGTGCATGTTCTTTAAGCCTTTCTATCATTTCATCAAGCTAGTTCCAACATAGGCCAGTTCTCTGTGTTGTTGGGCCTGCGCAGCAATGCAACCATGTCGCAAACCTGCTGTGTTATGCATACTCAGGTTGTAATTCACTTTATAGAGGCAAATTTATGTGCAATTAGTCCTCATATATTGTGTTTTAAATTTCTGCGAACATTATAGTTACTAGACAACTACAGCTTTAGCTGACACAGGAACCTTTTAGCATTTTAGCTAAATATATGGTCACTGGAGCAGCACCCCTTTTTATCTTTATTTAagaataccttacaggcccctagaggcattgtgtaaggagTGAGAGTACACACAAAGATTATACAATAACTAGAATACATATGTGgatacatatacaaaaaaaatACAGTATAAGAAATGTGCTATCCGTTCAAAACTAAGTGTGTTACCTGTGCACGCATCACCAGTGCATCTTCTATTGCGGTTGTGTCCACAAGATAACTTTAGTTGCATAGT
This genomic window contains:
- the LOC135918934 gene encoding inactive serine/threonine-protein kinase 19-like, which gives rise to MNQKRLMRARKRLCCPAEPFSIANCQDAAVLLRLHLDLKSQRVAGETKSALQMLRSIFPSDKFLAGFPAIAMRHQLYAMVQNRVDVDKALTEMTDRGEIRVFQLGPHETDAAVLFTEDYLIYVRQRSGHNPAVEKFLEKVVMRSQNISYSHTSLVVEYSLCDNEISELEHLGLLVPRGIGSDGYHWWLGIPGTVCFLRTLVRGRVALLQMLRRSKHQELSRAELESRRLPRGTKLGIGYFVYDAIGANLVTCVKTTSGDVLRLRE